A single region of the Marmota flaviventris isolate mMarFla1 chromosome 10, mMarFla1.hap1, whole genome shotgun sequence genome encodes:
- the Mnda gene encoding myeloid cell nuclear differentiation antigen isoform X1 codes for MVNEYKKIVLLKGLEVISDYHFSMVKSLLAKELKLTRKMQDEYNRIKIADLLEDKFQNDAGLNKLISVLKDIPMLEELAGELKREKMKVKPKTPVKKKQEVDPVACTSITSDTMKTPESQKRKKASLEKTETKKNKISGSKTIKKPEDQTHPSCSTLASVTASMDHFLPAQMPASTLFRAPSTEHQKKAQCHLASRRSVLHKGPTIVMVLKATDPFEYESAEEGRSSMFHATVATENQFFQVKVFNTNLKEKFTKNKVITISNYLECKGILEVNDVSVVSEAGLDQKIEVPNSVIKRANETPKIDHLHKQAPGTLVYGLFMLHTKKVNKKNTIYEIQDNTGKIDVMGSGKWHNIQCDEGNKLRLFCFQLRTINKKLTLVCGDHSFIKVIKRAKNKKRESNANLSLELEVQNFPINHFSVFNSDTIKVETFM; via the exons ATGGTGAATGAATACAAGAAAATTGTTCTCCTGAAAGGATTGGAGGTCATCAGTGATTATCACTTTAGCATGGTTAAGTCCTTACTGGCCAAAGAATTAAAACTGACTAGGAAAATGCAAGATGAGTACAACAGAATTAAGATTGCTGACTTGTTGGAAGACAAGTTTCAAAATGATGCCGGGCTGAACAAGCTGATATCGGTGCTCAAAGACATACCGATGCTTGAGGAACTTGCCGGAGAACTCAAAAGAGAGAAGATGAAAG TAAAACCAAAAACCCCAGTGAAAAAGAAGCAAGAGGTAGATCCTGTCGCATGTACATCGATCACCAGCGACACAATGAAGACCCCTGAATCTCAG aaaagaaaaaaagcaagcttAGAAAAGACTGAAACCAAAAAGAATAAGATTTCTGGAAGCAAAACAATTAAGAAGCCTGAGGATCAGACTCATCCTTCCTGTTCTACACTAGCCAGTGTGACCGCAAGCATGGACCATTTTCTGCCTGCTCAGATGCCAGCATCAACTCTATTCAGAGCTCCCTCAACAGAG CATCAGAAAAAGGCCCAATGTCATTTGGCTTCCAGAAGAAGTGTCCTCCACAAAGGCCCAACGATCGTGATGGTGCTGAAAGCAACAGACCCATTTGAATATGAGTCTGCCGAAGAGGGGAGAAGTTCAATGTTCCACGCCACAGTGGCTACTGAGAATCAGTTTTTCCAAGTGAAGGTTTTCAACACCAACCTGAAAGagaaatttacaaaaaataagGTCATTACTATCTCTAATTACCTTGAGTGCAAAGGAATCCTGGAGGTAAATGACGTATCAGTTGTGTCTGAAGCTGGTCTTGACCAAAAGATCGAGGTCCCCAACAGTGTTATCAAGAGAGCAAACGAAACTCCCAAGATCGATCATCTTCATAAACAAGCACCAGGAACATTAGTGTATGGGTTGTTTATGCTACATacg aAAAAAGTGAACAAGAAGAACACAATCTATGAAATACAAGATAATACAGGAAAGATAGACGTGATGGGGAGTGGGAAATGGCACAATATCCAGTGTGATGAAGGGAATAAACTTCGACTCTTCTGCTTTCAACTGAGAACAATCAACAAGAAGCTAACACTGGTGTGTGGAGATCACAGTTTCATTAAG GTCATCAAGAGGGCAAAGAACAAGAAGAGAGAAAGCAATGCTAATTTAAGCCTGGAACTTGAAGTACAGAACTTCCCTATAAATCATTTCAGTGTCTTCAACAGTGATACGATTAAAGTTGAGACTTTCATGTAA
- the Mnda gene encoding myeloid cell nuclear differentiation antigen isoform X2 encodes MVNEYKKIVLLKGLEVISDYHFSMVKSLLAKELKLTRKMQDEYNRIKIADLLEDKFQNDAGLNKLISVLKDIPMLEELAGELKREKMKVKPKTPVKKKQEVDPVACTSITSDTMKTPESQKRKKASLEKTETKKNKISGSKTIKKPEDQTHPSCSTLASVTASMDHFLPAQMPASTLFRAPSTEHQKKAQCHLASRRSVLHKGPTIVMVLKATDPFEYESAEEGRSSMFHATVATENQFFQVKVFNTNLKEKFTKNKVITISNYLECKGILEVNDVSVVSEAGLDQKIEVPNSVIKRANETPKIDHLHKQAPGTLVYGLFMLHTKKVNKKNTIYEIQDNTGKIDVMGSGKWHNIQCDEGNKLRLFCFQLRTINKKLTLVCGDHSFIKFPFTTFEELLSCSNTPTMVMRLQMTGKHSLNIE; translated from the exons ATGGTGAATGAATACAAGAAAATTGTTCTCCTGAAAGGATTGGAGGTCATCAGTGATTATCACTTTAGCATGGTTAAGTCCTTACTGGCCAAAGAATTAAAACTGACTAGGAAAATGCAAGATGAGTACAACAGAATTAAGATTGCTGACTTGTTGGAAGACAAGTTTCAAAATGATGCCGGGCTGAACAAGCTGATATCGGTGCTCAAAGACATACCGATGCTTGAGGAACTTGCCGGAGAACTCAAAAGAGAGAAGATGAAAG TAAAACCAAAAACCCCAGTGAAAAAGAAGCAAGAGGTAGATCCTGTCGCATGTACATCGATCACCAGCGACACAATGAAGACCCCTGAATCTCAG aaaagaaaaaaagcaagcttAGAAAAGACTGAAACCAAAAAGAATAAGATTTCTGGAAGCAAAACAATTAAGAAGCCTGAGGATCAGACTCATCCTTCCTGTTCTACACTAGCCAGTGTGACCGCAAGCATGGACCATTTTCTGCCTGCTCAGATGCCAGCATCAACTCTATTCAGAGCTCCCTCAACAGAG CATCAGAAAAAGGCCCAATGTCATTTGGCTTCCAGAAGAAGTGTCCTCCACAAAGGCCCAACGATCGTGATGGTGCTGAAAGCAACAGACCCATTTGAATATGAGTCTGCCGAAGAGGGGAGAAGTTCAATGTTCCACGCCACAGTGGCTACTGAGAATCAGTTTTTCCAAGTGAAGGTTTTCAACACCAACCTGAAAGagaaatttacaaaaaataagGTCATTACTATCTCTAATTACCTTGAGTGCAAAGGAATCCTGGAGGTAAATGACGTATCAGTTGTGTCTGAAGCTGGTCTTGACCAAAAGATCGAGGTCCCCAACAGTGTTATCAAGAGAGCAAACGAAACTCCCAAGATCGATCATCTTCATAAACAAGCACCAGGAACATTAGTGTATGGGTTGTTTATGCTACATacg aAAAAAGTGAACAAGAAGAACACAATCTATGAAATACAAGATAATACAGGAAAGATAGACGTGATGGGGAGTGGGAAATGGCACAATATCCAGTGTGATGAAGGGAATAAACTTCGACTCTTCTGCTTTCAACTGAGAACAATCAACAAGAAGCTAACACTGGTGTGTGGAGATCACAGTTTCATTAAG TTCCCCTTCACCACTTTTGAGGAACTCCTGTCCTGTTCAAATACACCCACGATGGTCATGAGGCTCCAGATGACGGGAAAGCACTCACTTAATATTGAATAA